In a single window of the Coffea eugenioides isolate CCC68of chromosome 3, Ceug_1.0, whole genome shotgun sequence genome:
- the LOC113765075 gene encoding 60S ribosome subunit biogenesis protein NIP7 homolog gives MRPLDENETTQVFEKLFKFVGSNLKNIVENPSHEGPDPNPGRYCFRLQKNRVYYVSESLVKRATNIKRENLVSLGTQIGKFTKTGKFQLTIQSLNLLAANAKHKVWLKPTSEMSFLYGNNVLKGGLGRITENINPNDGVVVFSMSDMPLGFGVAAKSTQDCRKMDPNGIVVIHQADIGEYLRMEDEL, from the coding sequence ATGAGGCCGCTGGACGAGAACGAAACCACCCAAGTCTTCGAAAAGCTCTTCAAATTCGTCGGCAGCAACCTCAAGAACATCGTGGAGAACCCATCTCACGAAGGCCCCGATCCAAATCCCGGCCGCTACTGCTTCCGTCTCCAAAAGAACCGGGTCTACTACGTCTCCGAATCATTGGTCAAGCGAGCAACGAATATAAAGCGTGAAAATCTAGTTTCCCTCGGAACCCAGATCGGGAAATTTACGAAAACGGGCAAATTTCAGTTGACCATCCAGAGCCTGAACTTGTTGGCTGCCAATGCTAAGCATAAAGTTTGGCTAAAACCCACCTCCGAAATGAGTTTTTTGTACGGAAATAATGTTTTGAAAGGAGGGCTAGGGAGGATTACGGAGAATATCAATCCTAATGATGGGGTGGTGGTCTTTTCTATGTCGGATATGCCCCTTGGATTTGGGGTTGCGGCCAAGAGCACCCAAGATTGTAGGAAGATGGATCCCAATGGCATTGTTGTCATTCATCAGGCTGATATCGGGGAGTATTTGAGGATGGAAGATGAGCTTTGA